From Pyrenophora tritici-repentis strain M4 chromosome 1, whole genome shotgun sequence, the proteins below share one genomic window:
- a CDS encoding DDHD domain containing protein, whose protein sequence is MAGNAPTLSSQANQYIREVLHNTEAPPAIPVHYFYTSPLAIDDPLSPLPPPPTGTSTAKRVPPRPFSEYDNDAIQEAWLALRKQILKHNEELGEKDGTGRGTPTNPAVERLKRPRGGSASSVDGSTLQGREIPAGRSSSRGQYSRSAELLDRKRPSSSGGSHSHSLSGSLKAYEPGPISPLEPATTGTPFIRAPSRGNLTKSWKPPAPMDGGQRPAVHEVDSYKWDHDMEPALSTGKDKAPAKKIPKLKLGPSVKVPVGVSRLHHVVMDAESIRMEPIYWSPLSDVAQIVRGTWFYKDSMMPVEVEVANMLEAGYLEMKPWTQTWIDELNSAVEVGAFGEMKILHHLWPERSKKPDSRPSTSQAMHSTGLVQNTLHEEEEDPDKERRETVEDACDLIDISTGPEGPDHKAAGDLEYGADGRKRLYLKAGVIYSDDKEAFILKPTLQPSDYYGRRPLANYIRKGRAIGVHVVRGFDQATWDRLHPNKNTPKAQAAREGVSSSQAGAPQYQRQKSDPDLAQSQRPKVTDLVLVIHGIGQKLSERMETFHFTHAMNAFRREMNVELGTSEVKRHLRKDMGGIMCLPVNWRHRVSLEVDQTERPELEDPSANKYTLKDITPDTLPSVRGIVSDVMLDIPYYLSPLHNPKMVSACIQEANRIYRLWCHNNPGFAEYGRVHLIAHSLGSVMAIDILSQQPTYVDPRFTDPSFPEADLPNDQFIFNTTDLFVCGSPVGLFLLMKNANLLPRRDKEKPGADSYAAPGVAGEQGTYGCLAVDNIYNIINPYDPVACRINPTVDIVYASMLKPATIPSASTSLFSSLNPFRSTSTNYPSNERPSTLRLPSNVELETHNFTREEIAEKRAYLLNDNGQIDYYMKYGGGALEIQYLTMLGAHSSYWLNKDFIRMIVVEVGRGLGKEGTVREMRAQKKLVVRGT, encoded by the exons ATGGCAGGCAACGCACCCACGCTGTCGTCCCAAGCGAACCAATATATCCGCGAGGTACTGCACAACACCGAGGCGCCGCCTGCGATTCCCGTCCACTACTTTTACACGTCGCCGCTCGCCATCGACGACCCACTATCGCCGTTACCACCACCGCCCACGGGCACGTCGACTGCGAAGAGAGTGCCTCCGCGGCCCTTTTCCGAGTATGACAACGATGCCATCCAGGAGGCCTGGTTGGCGCTCCGGAAACAGATACTCAAGCACAATGAGGAGCTTGGCGAGAAAGATGGGACGGGACGTGGGACGCCGACCAACCCGGCTGTGGAGCGACTGAAGAGGCCGAGGGGAGGCAGCGCGTCGAGTGTCGACGGGAGCACCCTTCAGGGGCGTGAGATACCAGCTGGCAGATCGTCAAGTCGGGGCCAGTACTCGAGATCGGCCGAGTTGCTCGATAGGAAGAGGCCAAGCTCCAGCGGTGGCAGTCACAGCCACTCCTTGTCAGGCTCGCTCAAGGCATACGAACCCGGCCCAATATCACCACTCGAACCTGCGACGACCGGCACGCCCTTCATCCGAGCCCCTTCGCGCGGAAACCTGACCAAGTCATGGAAGCCACCCGCGCCCATGGACGGAGGCCAGCGGCCGGCGGTACACGAGGTCGACAGCTACAAATGGGACCATGACATGGAACCCGCTCTATCCACGGGCAAGGACAAGGCTCCGGCAAAGAAAATACCCAAGCTGAAGCTAGGACCTTCTGTCAAAGTGCCTGTCGGAGTCTCGCGACTGCATCACGTAGTCATGGACGCCGAGTCGATACGCATGGAGCCCATCTACTGGTCGCCACTCAGCGATGTCGCCCAGATTGTGCGCGGCACATGGTTCTACAAGGACAGCATGATGCCTGTTGAGGTGGAGGTGGCCAACATGCTCGAAGCGGGATACCTCGAGATGAAGCCCTGGACCCAGACGTGGATTGACGAACTCAATAGTGCTGTGGAAGTCGGCGCATTTGGCGAGATGAAGATCCTACACCACCTGTGGCCCGAAAGGTCCAAGAAACCAGATAGTAGACCGTCGACTTCACAGGCCATGCATTCAACCGGTCTAGTTCAGAACACTTTGcacgaagaagaagaagaccCCGACAAGGAGCGACGTGAGACGGTCGAAGATGCCTGTGACCTGATTGACATCTCAACAGGCCCAGAGGGACCGGACCACAAGGCCGCTGGTGATCTGGAGTATGGTGCTGATGGGCGGAAACGCCTCTACCTCAAAGCTGGCGTCATCTACTCCGACGACAAGGAAGCTTTCATCCTCAAGCCTACGCTTCAGCCGTCCGATTACTATGGTAGACGACCCCTTGCCAACTACATCCGCAAAGGCAGAGCAATCGGTGTACACGTTGTGCGTGGCTTCGACCAGGCCACCTGGGACAGGTTGCACCCAAACAAGAATACACCAAAAGCACAGGCAGCACGCGAGGGTGTCTCTTCATCGCAAGCTGGCGCACCGCAATATCAAAGGCAGAAGTCGGACCCTGATCTTGCGCAGTCTCAGAGACCAAAGGTTACGGATTTGGTCCTTGTCATACACGGCATCGGGCAGAAGCTATCAGAGAGAATGGAGACGTTCCATTTTACACACGCAATGAATGCTTTTCGGAGAGAAATGAACGTGGAGCTTGGAACGTCTGAAGTCAAGCGGCACTTGCGAAAGGACATGGGTGGCATAATGTGCTTGCCG GTCAATTGGCGTCATCGTGTCTCCCTTGAAGTCGATCAGACCGAGAGACCAGAGCTCGAAGACCCTTCTGCCAACAAATACACGCTCAAAGACATCACTCCAGACACACTTCCCTCTGTTCGTGGTATTGTGAGTGATGTTATGCTGGACATCCCATACTATCTTTCGCCATTACACAATCCCAAGATGGTCTCCGCATGCATACAAGAAGCCAACCGCATCTACCGCCTGTGGTGCCATAACAATCCAGGCTTCGCAGAATACGGCCGAGTCCATCTAATTGCCCACTCCCTTGGTTCAGTTATGGCCATCGACATCCTGAGCCAACAGCCAACATATGTTGACCCTCGATTCACTGATCCATCCTTCCCCGAAGCAGACTTGCCCAATGACCAATTCATCTTCAACACCACCGATCTCTTCGTCTGTGGCAGCCCCGTTGGCCTCTTCCTCCTCATGAAGAACGCAAACCTTCTCCCACGCCGCGACAAAGAAAAGCCCGGCGCAGACTCGTACGCTGCACCCGGTGTCGCTGGTGAACAGGGCACGTATGGATGTCTCGCCGTAGACAACATCTACAACATCATTAATCCTTACGACCCCGTCGCTTGTCGCATAAACCCCACTGTAGACATAGTCTACGCCTCCATGCTAAAACCCGCAACCATTCCTTCTGCATCAACTTCCCTATTCTCCTCATTAAACCCTTTCCGTTCCACCTCAACCAACTATCCCTCCAACGAAAGGCCCTCCACCTTGCGTCTGCCAAGTAACGTAGAACTAGAAACGCACAACTTTACACGCGAGGAGATTGCAGAGAAGAGGGCATATCTACTGAATGACAATGGTCAGATTGACTATTACATGAAGTATGGCGGTGGTGCGTTGGAGATTCAGTACCTAACTATGCTGGGCGCGCATAGCAGTTACTGGCTCAACAAAGACTTTATACGTATGATTGTTGTCGAGGTAGGACGTGGTTTGGGCAAGGAGGGGACAGTGAGGGAGATGAGGGCGCAGAAGAAGTTGGTGGTTAGAGGGACTTAG